In a single window of the Acinetobacter sp. CS-2 genome:
- a CDS encoding TRAP transporter large permease subunit: MQNDENSRSGLGLLRYIWTEWISTFVILLLLLLTLIIGTGEMIHGQLLRVGERLYGNEDIGMQYSFLRAEPAKPSCDLHPDIDAQVQKQMKANANDEFADIFGTTSEADVRASVLAGQQQCQEKYQFYDKAIQYMDDHPTIRTYRTLETSFFGIFKFGTENRVIILLLMVVVAAITASVKFHHIGLRAPTTKLDYRVYALFMALGNGLLTASVLSQYHSIINSGVTSTYETLTVYWLWIFLFISLTLISLLQLFKPPVAKQEAKGNLGLALLSVPLYAYMALVTGIVFTFVMDYPMGQGIYLGILVEFSGIFLNLALFIWAGMLLTQTRVMDLFLGILRPWNLAPETLTWLILIAAAIPTAYTGASGIFVVAAGAIIYKEVWNSGSRRQYALAVSAMSGSLGVVIRPCLLVILISMLDSRHVTSDELFDHGIYVFWLTALIFLGVSLYLAETRFRVNSPKVAVPGMLKAIVPVIPYIVITVVVILMYTMGLDTQMDEFTAPVILPIILIAYIMFDKWWGDRFVTPPDRHAALTLEHEKQSTFMREHTPHGGEKSRGFAHSMWFASAETVGHIGALIILMALSASVGGLIERSEVVELLPTHLGNIYISLAFIALLLAIVGMTTDPFGAVILVAATIAPVAYENGIHPIHFWMIVLVAFELGYVSPPVALNHLLTRMSVGDDEVRAADAEAKVKYTKFYYRYERWLLPIMVLFPSLLIVTYAPYIFKLFGWYH, translated from the coding sequence ATGCAAAATGATGAAAACAGCAGATCAGGACTAGGTCTGTTACGTTATATATGGACAGAGTGGATCTCGACTTTTGTCATTCTATTACTACTTTTACTCACACTCATCATCGGTACTGGTGAGATGATTCATGGTCAGCTATTACGTGTGGGTGAACGTTTGTATGGCAATGAAGACATTGGCATGCAATATTCTTTTTTACGTGCAGAACCTGCCAAGCCAAGCTGTGACTTACATCCGGATATTGATGCGCAAGTACAAAAACAAATGAAAGCCAATGCCAATGATGAGTTCGCCGATATTTTCGGGACTACATCGGAAGCAGATGTACGGGCTTCGGTTCTGGCAGGGCAGCAACAGTGCCAGGAAAAGTATCAGTTCTATGACAAAGCCATTCAATATATGGATGATCATCCAACGATAAGAACTTACCGTACCCTAGAAACCTCATTCTTTGGTATTTTTAAATTTGGTACTGAAAATCGTGTCATTATTTTATTGCTGATGGTTGTGGTTGCCGCAATCACTGCTTCAGTCAAGTTTCATCATATTGGCTTACGTGCTCCAACCACCAAGCTGGATTATCGTGTTTATGCCCTGTTTATGGCATTGGGTAATGGTCTGCTGACAGCATCGGTACTCAGCCAATACCATTCCATTATCAACTCAGGTGTGACTTCGACTTATGAAACACTGACGGTTTACTGGCTGTGGATTTTCCTATTTATTAGCTTAACTCTGATCAGTCTGTTACAACTCTTTAAACCTCCCGTGGCCAAACAGGAAGCTAAGGGCAATCTGGGGCTGGCTTTACTGAGTGTACCTTTATATGCCTACATGGCATTAGTGACCGGGATTGTTTTTACCTTTGTCATGGATTATCCAATGGGGCAAGGGATTTACCTCGGAATTCTGGTGGAATTCTCTGGCATTTTCTTAAACCTGGCACTGTTTATCTGGGCGGGTATGCTATTGACCCAAACTCGGGTGATGGATTTATTCCTCGGTATTTTACGTCCGTGGAATTTGGCCCCTGAAACCCTGACCTGGCTGATTTTGATTGCCGCTGCGATTCCAACGGCCTATACCGGTGCTTCCGGGATTTTTGTTGTGGCAGCAGGTGCGATCATTTATAAGGAAGTATGGAATTCGGGTTCACGCCGTCAATATGCCCTGGCTGTTTCCGCCATGTCTGGCTCGCTGGGGGTGGTGATTCGTCCCTGCTTGCTGGTGATTCTGATTTCCATGCTCGATAGCCGACATGTAACTTCAGATGAGCTGTTTGATCATGGTATTTATGTCTTCTGGTTGACCGCTTTGATTTTCCTGGGGGTATCACTTTATCTTGCGGAAACACGTTTCCGTGTGAACTCGCCTAAAGTGGCGGTACCGGGCATGTTAAAAGCCATTGTGCCGGTGATTCCTTATATCGTGATTACTGTTGTTGTCATTTTAATGTATACGATGGGTCTGGATACTCAAATGGATGAATTCACTGCTCCGGTGATTCTGCCGATAATCCTGATTGCTTACATTATGTTTGATAAATGGTGGGGTGACCGTTTTGTGACACCACCAGACCGTCATGCAGCTTTAACCCTGGAACATGAAAAACAGTCGACCTTTATGCGCGAACATACACCGCATGGGGGAGAAAAATCACGCGGCTTTGCCCATTCCATGTGGTTTGCTTCAGCAGAAACCGTTGGACATATTGGTGCACTGATTATCCTGATGGCTTTGTCTGCAAGTGTAGGCGGTCTGATTGAACGTAGTGAAGTGGTTGAATTATTGCCAACGCATCTTGGCAATATCTATATTTCACTGGCCTTTATTGCACTGTTGCTGGCAATTGTCGGTATGACGACAGATCCGTTTGGCGCGGTCATTCTGGTGGCTGCCACCATTGCACCGGTAGCTTATGAAAATGGTATTCATCCCATCCATTTCTGGATGATTGTACTGGTTGCATTTGAATTGGGCTATGTCTCTCCGCCTGTGGCGCTGAATCATCTGCTGACCCGAATGTCGGTAGGTGATGATGAGGTTCGTGCTGCCGATGCGGAAGCAAAGGTCAAATACACCAAGTTTTATTACCGTTATGAACGTTGGTTGCTACCGATTATGGTGCTGTTCCCGTCTTTACTGATTGTGACCTATGCGCCGTATATTTTTAAACTGTTCGGTTGGTATCATTAA
- a CDS encoding succinate dehydrogenase assembly factor 2 has protein sequence MSEEISLEERKVIYRARRGLKEIDVYFDPYVKNYYLQADAAEKETFAELVAQEDPDLLDWFMEVSEPPRPEMRALIAKLKHYVHG, from the coding sequence ATGAGCGAAGAAATCAGCTTGGAAGAACGCAAAGTCATTTATCGTGCTCGTCGCGGTTTAAAAGAGATTGATGTTTATTTTGACCCTTATGTAAAAAATTATTATCTACAGGCAGATGCAGCAGAGAAAGAAACTTTTGCTGAGTTGGTCGCGCAAGAGGACCCAGATCTGTTAGATTGGTTTATGGAAGTGTCTGAACCGCCACGTCCGGAAATGAGAGCCTTGATTGCCAAGTTGAAACATTACGTTCATGGCTAA
- the rrtA gene encoding rhombosortase translates to MKNPFLMQKIIFIAFVMSFSACLQVFADSFIYWQADLFKEFWRLWTAHWVHVGWIHYLLNMLAFACLPFIFPRVKIWHFVALLLLLPPFISLCFYYFFPDIEAYAGLSGVLHGAYVTVACVHLLYRKERNFAALVLCLILGKLLWENTVGSVGTAELIGSPVLVEAHLLGVIGGVVIALAYVLWEYFVE, encoded by the coding sequence ATGAAAAACCCGTTTCTGATGCAAAAGATTATTTTTATTGCATTTGTAATGTCTTTTTCGGCATGCCTTCAAGTTTTTGCAGACTCATTTATTTATTGGCAAGCTGATTTATTTAAAGAATTCTGGCGTTTATGGACTGCCCATTGGGTACATGTGGGATGGATTCATTATCTGCTCAATATGCTGGCTTTTGCCTGTTTACCTTTCATCTTTCCACGCGTCAAAATCTGGCATTTCGTTGCTTTACTTTTATTACTTCCGCCATTTATCAGTCTGTGTTTTTATTATTTTTTTCCGGATATAGAAGCTTATGCCGGCCTGTCTGGAGTCTTGCACGGGGCGTATGTCACCGTTGCCTGTGTACATCTGTTGTATAGAAAAGAGCGCAATTTTGCTGCCTTGGTGTTGTGCCTGATTCTGGGAAAATTGCTTTGGGAAAATACGGTAGGCAGTGTCGGTACAGCGGAACTGATTGGTAGTCCAGTCTTGGTTGAAGCACATTTATTGGGGGTGATTGGAGGAGTCGTCATCGCTTTGGCTTATGTTTTATGGGAATATTTTGTTGAATAG
- a CDS encoding YheV family putative zinc ribbon protein — MKRRFIAGAKCPKCEALDRVVMLTSGDDEWIECIDCGYSENRPTHVEEPQMPELPDEIGVIQFKPRQPK; from the coding sequence ATCAAACGTCGTTTCATTGCAGGTGCTAAATGTCCAAAATGTGAAGCACTGGATCGGGTTGTCATGCTAACTTCTGGCGACGATGAATGGATTGAATGTATTGACTGTGGCTATAGCGAAAACCGGCCAACACATGTCGAAGAACCACAAATGCCGGAACTTCCGGATGAGATTGGTGTCATTCAGTTCAAACCACGTCAGCCTAAATAA
- a CDS encoding DMT family transporter: MSLPTSNRNLFTALALLTCSAFLFSLMGVCIRYASHTLDNPTIVFFRNFVGLFIFLPFIYRKGIGFFKTEKIWMHSWRAVIGLVAMYGFFYAIAHLKLSNAMVFTYSSPIFIPLIAWLFLKEKITNAMFLAAAIGLIGVIFVAKPDAGMFNQMSIIGLGASFLAAMAFVTVRALTSTESPEKIVFYFCFIGTLISMIPMFWLWRPYTWTELGFLIGAGLLANISQIFMSNAYKLAPAGQIGPVNYIAIIFAGIWGFIFWQEIPDYYSLMGFGLILTAIILCSPLVKKRSI, from the coding sequence ATGTCCCTACCGACCAGCAATCGGAACCTGTTTACAGCACTTGCCTTACTGACCTGCTCTGCCTTTTTATTTTCTCTGATGGGCGTCTGTATTCGCTATGCCTCACACACGCTAGATAATCCCACTATTGTATTTTTTCGCAACTTTGTCGGCTTGTTTATTTTTCTGCCGTTTATTTACCGTAAAGGAATTGGATTTTTTAAAACCGAAAAAATCTGGATGCATAGCTGGCGTGCCGTGATCGGGCTGGTCGCCATGTATGGCTTCTTTTATGCGATTGCCCATTTAAAGCTGTCCAATGCCATGGTGTTTACCTATTCTTCCCCGATTTTTATTCCCCTGATTGCCTGGCTATTTCTGAAAGAAAAAATCACCAACGCCATGTTTCTTGCTGCAGCGATTGGTTTAATCGGTGTGATCTTTGTCGCCAAGCCGGATGCCGGCATGTTTAACCAGATGTCGATCATTGGACTAGGGGCAAGCTTCCTGGCTGCCATGGCATTTGTGACGGTTCGTGCGCTTACCAGTACCGAATCGCCAGAAAAAATCGTTTTTTATTTCTGTTTTATCGGCACCCTCATTTCCATGATTCCGATGTTCTGGCTATGGCGTCCTTATACCTGGACTGAACTAGGTTTCTTAATTGGCGCGGGACTGCTGGCCAATATCAGCCAGATTTTCATGTCCAATGCCTATAAACTAGCACCTGCCGGACAAATTGGCCCGGTAAATTATATTGCCATTATTTTTGCCGGAATCTGGGGCTTTATATTCTGGCAAGAAATACCGGATTATTATAGTTTAATGGGTTTCGGACTCATTTTAACTGCCATTATCCTGTGTAGTCCCTTGGTGAAAAAACGTTCAATCTAA